In the genome of Thermostichus vulcanus str. 'Rupite', the window AGCGGCAAATCTACTTGAGGGGTGGCCCTCCGGTAATCTAGCTCGGTGCCAGGTCCCTATCCCATCCAACCCCCTGCCTCTAAAAAAAGGTGGGGGGTTTTAATTTCGTGGGGATTCTAGTTCCCATATAGAGAAAGCTTAGTTTAAACCCGTTTATTCTCCCTTCAGTTCAGTACACTTGTTGTGTTGATCAGAGTTCATCGCCCCAAATCATCCAAACTAAAGGTAGTAGCAGGAGTGGTCAGGAGAAAATCGCCCCGCTCTTGGGTCAGACCCACTGGGCGACTGGGGAAAGCCACCAGGATCCCTTCCAAGCGCAGCATCTCCGCCGTGGGATCGTAAGCTAGGCGCAACTCGAAATCCCGTAGGTCACGGCGTACTTCCACACGGCGGATCCCTTCTTCCGTTAGGCCCAAGCGGAACCGCCAGTGATTTTGCCATTGCGTGCCGATGGTGGCGTCTAGATCCACCCCGTAGGTGGAAATCTCACCCAGTTTGGGGTCGTAGATTGCTTGCAAGGAATAGCTGATCCCTGGCTCATACACATCCAGGCCCGAGCGTTGATCCCGATTGAACGTGGTGCTGCTGCGCCCCCGATATTGCAGGCGTACCGGTCGCAGTTCCCCTTCGTTCAGGTCATAGGCGGTTTGTAGTTGAATGTTAAACAGATCTGGCGTGGTATTCCAGGTGAAGTTGGCGTTGACCAGATCCCACTTTTGGTTGATGAAGTCGTAGCCAGCAGTGGTGTCGAGACGCAGCAGATTTTTGACCTCTGCCTGCAACTCTTCCAAGTTGCGGCTGGCAATCGCCTCCAAATCTTCCTGGGTGTCATCGGGGAAGGTCAGGGCAATTGGCATCTCACCGGGCAGGTCATCTTCAAAGGCAATGTAGCCAGGGGGAACGTTGGGCAAGAGATCGCGAGGGGTAAAGAAGCTGATGTTGGCGTTGATGCGGTCTACATCTTTGGGGCTAGTGGAAATGGTTTGAAAGGGGACGGAGTTGTTGCCGTAAAAGGTGCGGCTGTAGCGTAGGTCAATCGTATTCCAGTCGGCAGGCCGCAAACTGAGGCGAGGGTTGAGGCTGACGGTGGATTCCTGGTCAGGGGTGGAGTAAAGCACCTGGCTGTAATCAATCGAGCCGGGCATAATCGTCACCCAACGGGCCGGCTGAATGTCGTTAAACCGTAGGCTGGAGCGCAATTCGTAGCGATTAAAGAAATGGAGGCCGGAGCCCACTTCTCGATCCGGTTGTTGCTCCTGGGTGAGGGTGAGGGCATTGGTGAGGGAGATATCGGGGGTGATGCGGATTAGGTCAGGGTTGAAGGCCAGCTCGAAGTTGCGGCGTGGCTCGTTGTCGCCGTTGGAACTGCTGTAGGCGCGGTAGTTGAGGCGGTAGCTGCCTCCCCAGCCTGGCGGGGTGAGTTGTGTACCCAAAGTTAGACGAGCATCGGCAAAGTCAGGCCCATCCTTGATGCTGACCCGCTGGTTGTAGTCCAGCCGCAAGTCCGATTGCAGCCAGTGCACGCCCCCATAGCGTTGGTTGTGGCTGAGGGTAAGGGGGAAGCTGTAGGTGCCCCGCTCCTGGGATCCCGTGCGGCTGATGTTCAGGGTGGTGGTGGAGAGATCCCCCTGGAAGGTGGAGTTGAGGCGCAGATCGGCGTTATCGTTACGCCCACCGGCAGGACGATAGGTGTTGTCGAGGTTGAGGTTGAGCTGTCCGCGCAGTTGACCTTCTTGGCCGAAAAGGGTGGCAGCATAAAAGTCGAAGTTGTGATCCACCCGGAAGCGACTGGACATCCGCTGTTGATCTGCTTCCGTTACCAAATAAAATTGCGCCCGCCCATAGTTGACACTGTCAGGGATGGGCAGAATGTAGTCGTGTAGGAAGCCTACCCCTAAGCCTTTTTTCTGGATGGCATCCACCCGCAAGCCGCCGAAGTTGTACTCATCGAAGCGATAGGCCCAGCTGGACTTGACGAACACGCCTTCCGTCTCGCTTTGACCAGGCAAAATCCACTGGTGATCCCGCAAGCTGTAAACGAACAAAGGAAAGTAGCCGATCTGGATGCCCGCCTGCAGATCACCCTGCTCCGTCAGTTCCCCACCGGCAAACATACGCGCGTCATAAACAATCACCCGGTCATCCGGGAAAACCTCCACCCGATCCCCCTGCACATAGTGGGTAATGGGCGGCTCTGGCGAGGTGGTGATGGTGGCCTTCTCGAAGAAGATCTGATCCCCCAAGAGGGCGGTGGTTTCTTCACTGCGCACAAAGACCTTCGTCCCCGGTTCTTCCCCCGGCAGGATCACCAACGAGTTTTCAAATTGGGCAGTGCGGCTGGGAATGTCCAGATCTAGATTTTCCCCTTGGATTTGCCGAACACCCCGTCCTTGAGGGCCAGGGGGTTGCTCCATACGGAAGGGGCCATCGCTGCGCAAGCGCCGTTCCCGTCGGTAAAACAACAGCCGGTTACCCGTGATACGGCTGCCATCAGAGAACTGGATTAGGGCATTCCCCTCTGCAATGCCCAGGTCTTCTTCAGCAAGGTAGCTAAGGATATCCCCATTGATGTTAATTTGATCCGGATCCAGGGGGATTTGCCGTTGGGCAGTGGCGGTGGCCGACAGTTGCTGGCGAATTTGGGATCCCTGACTGGGGGGAAGTGCCGCTTGCAGGTCTGGTTGCAGATCTGAAGAGGGGGTGTCCACTGCAGCGTCCAGGTCACTAACCGGGTCACTCAACAGAGGGAAACGCTCCAGCAGTTCCGGGGCCAAAGGCAAACCTGCAGTGGGCGTAAAAGCTTCTGTTGCAGGATCTGCTTCGGTAGGAGACAGGGATCCCGTCTGTAGAAGAGGGAAATTTTCTGCCAGCTCCGGATCCACGGGGGATCCCTGGGGGGGGACACCCCTCAGCCCTAAATCTCCACCTGCTTGGGAAATCAACAGCGGAGCCGTTTCTGGGAAGGGCGGGATCCGACTCAACTCCCCTTCTGCCTTGGCCTTCTCTTGCGGTGCGGTTGAGGCCAAGCTCTCGGAGGGGGATGTCTGGGCGGGGGTGAGCAACTCCAACGCATTGAACTCATCCCTTACACGCAGCCAGGGTTGCTCTTCCACTTGCAGGGCAGAAGCCTGGGAAGCCGTGGGTTGTGGGGGCTGAGTCGAGGTTGGGATCGGGGCTGAGGACTGGGGTGTCGCTTGCGCTTGCGCCTGTTGTGCTTGGGCCTGTTGTGCTTGTCGGCGGGCATGGGCTGCCGCTCCTTCCGCCAACAGACGTTGGAGCCGCTGCTGGTTCAAATCTAAGGGCTCTGTCCCGCTCCTGCCGACTGGCGTCAGGACTTTTTCGGAAGTGATGTCTTGTCCTGCAGAAGAGGAGGGAGGGGCTGCTGCTGCTGTTTGGGCTGCTAGGGGTTGTGGGGAGGGATCCGGGGGCTGGGCTGTCGCTACCGTCGCGGGAGCGAATGGAAGGGAAGCGGGAGCTGCAGGGGCAGCAGGTTGGAGGGATTGTTGTGCCTCCGCCAAAGTTAGGGGATCCCCCAGTAGGCTTGCCCCTGTGGGCAGTTCGGGTTCAGGCTGGGAATCCCGGCGGGCCAGTTGTAGGCGCTGGGCGGGGGTTTGCATCGCCCAAAACCGCTGGTAGCCTTCCATCTCGGTGGGTAGGGGCTCCAGTTGTGCAAAAACCGACTCCCCCATCACCAGCCAGAGGGATCCGCTACACCACAAGGCCAACCAGGCGGTTCTCGCCCAAGGGCCAAAGCCGTCCGGGAAGTTGCAGGATTTCACCGTAAAAACCGCCACAGTAAAGAAAAGCCTACCCCACCGAAAATCATATTCGGCAACCAGGCCGCCAGCCAAGGATCGATATGTTCAACTCGACCCATCGCTCGCCCTAGGCTCATCAGTACATAGTAAATAAACACCAGAACAATCGCTAGCGCCACGCCTCCGTAGCGTCCGGTTTGCCGCACCGTTTGTAGGCCCAAGGGGGCAGCTACCAAGACGGCGAAGAAACTGGCCAGAGGAATGGCGAACTTGAGATGATATTCCGTCAGGCAGCGGGCCACATCAGCCGAGGGGCGTTGTTCCTGTCGGTGCCGTTGGCACTGCTCCCACAGCTCCCCGGCCCGTTGCTCTTGGGGCACTTTTTCGGCGTAGATCAGACCCACCAGCTTATTGACGATATTCAACTCCATTTCCCCCACCTGGCCCTCGTAGTAGGTACGCCCCTGTTGGTCGTAGCGACGTACCACGACATCCCGGAGTTGCCAAGATTGCCCCACTTGCTGGGCTGTTTGGGCGGAGATCACTTGTGGGTAGCGCAGGTGACCCGTTTCCGCTTTGCGATCCAGGATGATGAGATCTCGCATCAGGCCCGTTTCGGGGTCAATGGAGCCAACATGAAACCAAAGGTCGTCATCCACCCGCACGATTTCTTCCGGGTTAAACAAAATGGCATCCTGAGCCAAAATCAAATTCTTGTTCAGGGTTTTCACTTTTTGGTTGGTTTCCGGCACAATCACCTCGTTGGTAAACAGAGCCAAACCGCTCACCAACAGGCCAATACACAGCACAGGAATAAACACTTTGCGATAGGGGATCCCGGCGGCACGCAGAGCGATGATCTCGCTATCGGCTCCCATTTTGCCCAGGGTCAGCAGGGTGGCAAATAGGCCAGCAATCGGGAAGGTCACCACCAAAATAGCGGGTAGATTCAAGATGAGAATGTGCAAAATGGTCAGGGGGGGAGCCCCCTTTTTCACCAGCAGATCGGCATAAATGAACAACTGGTTGCCCAGCATCATCACCGTGCCGCCTGCTACCCCTAGAAAGAAGGGGCGGATCATCTCCTTGAAAAGGTACAGCTCCAAAAAGCCTGCCCCCAATCTCAGGGATCCCCAAAACCCACCTTTTGGAGAAGGGGAGGTGCGCGGTTGGGCCTTATCGACAAAGTCAGTGGTCATTCTGGTGGTACAAGTTAGACAACAGGGGAAAGCCTTCCCCTAGAGAGAATCGGTGATGCGAAATTGAAACATCCCCTGTTGCGTCTCATCTCCTTCGACGGTGTATTCATCCCGATCCATATTGAGGGTCACTAACTTACCACTGAGGCGGTTGGCACCCCGGCACATTTGATCCAACGCATCCCGACCGGGCAAAGTTTCGGTACTGCCGCGCTGGATTGGGTTCATCTCACCCCGGTCACAGAGGACGACGGGATCCCGTTCGGCGGTGATTTTGAAAATCTGTTCCTGATCAAAGTAATCGGCTCGATCCCCTTCAATAGCTCGATTGGCTTGCACGATCACCACATTGCCAAAAAAGCGGGCATCGCTGCTGGCCTGGTCAATCTCCACCCGATCCGCATAAATCACTGTGGGTTGATCCACATCCGCCTGCGTCTCTGGGTTGGCCAACCGTTGCGCCAGCCAATCCCCTTCAATTTGCTCGATCAGTACATCCCCGCTCAGCTCCACCCTCTCAGGGGTAATGGTGGCTCGCATCGCCCTAGCTTTCCGCCCCCGCTGGATAAACTCCACAGCATCGCTAAATTCTGAGGTTCCGGTGCGGGAATTGTAGACCAACCGGGCAGCCCGCACTTCGGTTTCCGCCTGCCGCAGCTCATCCGTCAGGGATCCCCCTTCTGGAGCGGGAGTGGAGGCAGCCATCTGCCGGTAGAGCACGTCTTCCTCAAAAAAGAAGATCTTGTCACGGTGGTTGCCCTCTAGGCGAACGGAAGTGAGCACCCGGCCCGGCTCCCGCAGAGTAACGCCCCCCGTGAGAATGCTCTGGGATTCGCGGCGGCGGTAGGTGCCTTGTGCAGATTGAATAATAGTTTCCCCCTGTTGGATCTCCAGGTTGCCTTCCCCTTGGGCAATTTGGGTGTTGCGGTCGTAGGTAAGGCGGTCGGCGATAATCGTCACTTCTTGATCTTGGCCAGACTCGGGGTCGGGGGAAGCCTGAGCCAGGGTGAGATCCGCCAGCAAGGGATCCCGGTTGCCATCACTGGCCAACTCCCGCAAAACCACCCCCCCAGACAGAATACTTTGGGCCTGCTGGCGCAGGTAAGTGCCCTGAGGGGCACGAATTTCAAGGCCACTTTCTTGAATCCGCAGGTTGCCTTCCCCTTGAGCAACTTGGTTGGTGCGGTCATAGGTGATCTGGTCGGCAGTAATCGTAGTGGAGTCGGGATCGGCAGCGGCACTGGCCAGCCATTGCGGGGTGCTGGCACTGTCGGCCATAGCAATTTGGGTGGCAGCAGGGCTATGCGCCTCTGGCATACTCGCCCCGTCTCTGGCGGGGTTGAGGCCGCGACCAGGGGGCAACACGATCAGCTTGCCCTGCTGAGCACTGAGGAGGGCAAATTGAAAATTAAAGGAGCCAGAGCGGCCATGCAGCAGCATTTCTTGCCCCTTCAGGGTGAACTCTCCTGGCACCTCAATGCGCTCTTCTGGGGTTACTTTGAGAGCATTCGTCAACAGCAGACTGCCATCGTCACTTTCCACCTGTACCTCTTCTTCTAGATACAACTCATCGGCGGTGGCGTTGTAGCGGGCTTGGTTCGCTCGCCAGGTCATTTGTTCGCTGCTGTCAAAGAAGGGATCCGGCTCTCCCTGGCGTTGGGTGGCAGGTTCCCCATAGAAGTACCCGTGTGCCCCCTGCTCAAATACCTGCTGCCCGGTTTGCGAGTCCACCTGTTCGGCGATCAACCGCCAACGCTGATAGCCTCCCCG includes:
- a CDS encoding LptF/LptG family permease; the encoded protein is MTTDFVDKAQPRTSPSPKGGFWGSLRLGAGFLELYLFKEMIRPFFLGVAGGTVMMLGNQLFIYADLLVKKGAPPLTILHILILNLPAILVVTFPIAGLFATLLTLGKMGADSEIIALRAAGIPYRKVFIPVLCIGLLVSGLALFTNEVIVPETNQKVKTLNKNLILAQDAILFNPEEIVRVDDDLWFHVGSIDPETGLMRDLIILDRKAETGHLRYPQVISAQTAQQVGQSWQLRDVVVRRYDQQGRTYYEGQVGEMELNIVNKLVGLIYAEKVPQEQRAGELWEQCQRHRQEQRPSADVARCLTEYHLKFAIPLASFFAVLVAAPLGLQTVRQTGRYGGVALAIVLVFIYYVLMSLGRAMGRVEHIDPWLAAWLPNMIFGGVGFSLLWRFLR
- a CDS encoding LptA/OstA family protein — its product is MRRLFNSNLIVALVGSGVLAGLIGWALFIDIEEVVVEAPPAEQPASVSRRVDILGHRGGYQRWRLIAEQVDSQTGQQVFEQGAHGYFYGEPATQRQGEPDPFFDSSEQMTWRANQARYNATADELYLEEEVQVESDDGSLLLTNALKVTPEERIEVPGEFTLKGQEMLLHGRSGSFNFQFALLSAQQGKLIVLPPGRGLNPARDGASMPEAHSPAATQIAMADSASTPQWLASAAADPDSTTITADQITYDRTNQVAQGEGNLRIQESGLEIRAPQGTYLRQQAQSILSGGVVLRELASDGNRDPLLADLTLAQASPDPESGQDQEVTIIADRLTYDRNTQIAQGEGNLEIQQGETIIQSAQGTYRRRESQSILTGGVTLREPGRVLTSVRLEGNHRDKIFFFEEDVLYRQMAASTPAPEGGSLTDELRQAETEVRAARLVYNSRTGTSEFSDAVEFIQRGRKARAMRATITPERVELSGDVLIEQIEGDWLAQRLANPETQADVDQPTVIYADRVEIDQASSDARFFGNVVIVQANRAIEGDRADYFDQEQIFKITAERDPVVLCDRGEMNPIQRGSTETLPGRDALDQMCRGANRLSGKLVTLNMDRDEYTVEGDETQQGMFQFRITDSL